TGGCGGGATTGTCGAGATACCCGACCAGGCCGATAAAACCGCCGATGGCAAGCGCCTGTACGGACTGGCTGACGGTGCCGCCGCCGGCGATATTCAATGAAGCGTCCACACCGCGGCCGTTGGTGAGCCGAAGTACTTCCTTTGGCCATTCGGGATGGGTCTTGTAATTGATCACTTCATCCGCGCCGAGCGCTTTCAATTTTTGGGCCTTGGATTCCGCGCCGGTCAGGGCAATGGTTTTCATGCCCAGATAGTTGGCGATCTGCATGGCGAAGATGGAAACACCACCGGTTCCCTGTATCAGCACCGTTTGTCCGGGTTTTGCTTCGCCGGCCTCTACCAGTCCTGCCCAGGCCGTAAGCCCGGCAATGGGCAATGTAGCGGCTTCTTCATCACTCAGATTCACAGGCGCGCGCATGATGCCTGCGGCAGGAAGCACGATATATTCGGCCAGCACACCGGGAAATTCAAGCCCCTGGCGTTTATGGAACATGGCTTCCGTTCTCCGGCCGCTGATCCATTCCCGTAGATAATGAGTGGTCACCCGGTCGCCTTTCTTCCATTGGCTGACGTTGTTGCCCACCGCTTCTACAATGCCGGCCGCGTCGGACACGGGGATGTGCGGAAGCGGCAAATGCGGATCGTAATTGCCCCTGATCACGTCCAGGTCGATATAGTTGAGAGAGGCGGCCGTTACTTTTACCAGTACTTCATCATTCCCGGGCTGCGGTACAGGGATATCCTGCATGGAAAGTTGTGCCAGCCCGAAGCTGTTGATCTGTATGCTTTTCATTGTTTTACATTTTAATGATGATGCAAATCTAGGGATGGTACTATATTTGAGACAAGTATGCACCTTTTGGTAAGCTATGTACCAGAAGGTGACTATTGTTGATTATCAACAGGAAAATTTTTCATGTATGCTCAAAAAAAACGGCCTGGAAGAACAGGAAGAACAATGCACGGTCGATTATGCCTTTCAGCGCATTGGTGGAAAATACAAGGGACGCCTGATCTGGGCGTTGAAGAAAGGTGTGATGCGTTATGGAGAGCTGCGGCGGTATGTGACCGGTGTAACGCCCAAGATGCTGACACAGGCTTTGCGGGAGCTGGAAGAGGACGGTCTGGTGACCCGTATCGTATATCATGAAGTGCCGCCCAGAGTGGAATACGGGTTAACGGAAGAGGGGGTGGAGCTGTTGCCTTTTATTGAGATGCTGAGCGCCTGGGCGGAGCGGCAAATGAGTATCCGGGGCATCCCTTCGATGACGAAGACGGAAGAACAGCGAATGAAGTCATGCCCCGCCTGAGGCAGGGCATGCCCCCCGTTGTTTACTTTGCCTGGTAACGGGGCAATACCAGCCGCCGCACGATGGTGTGGGCCACGATGGAAAGCGCGGCAGTGACCACCAGGATGAGCCAGCGTTTGACAGGTGTATCAAACACGTCAACGATGGCGGATTCACCGGTACCGGCATACAATGAGGTAAGGGTGAAAACGAGGATGCCGCAGATCCAGAGCGTCAGGTGAGACCAGAGGTACTTGAGCTTGCTGTAACTTTCCCTGCCAAATGAGGTGAACAAAAGGAACACATGGGCAACGAAAAACACCGCTGCTGCGAGCGAGAATAGCATAACAGATGTCATAGTGTATGGTATTAGGATTACACGATAAATATATACAAAAATCCCCAACTATTATGGCCTGTGATTTGTTGTATAGGCTTATAAATCATTGCAACATGAAAATCATCCGGTCAATCTTAGCCTTGTTCCTGTTTTCAGGTGCATTTATAGCCTGCTCCCCTGTGCAGTCGCAGGAGAAGAGCCAGGATATGGACGAAAGCCGTATAAGCCAGCTGGTAAGCTCCCGTACGTTTGTTTTCCAGGCGCAGACCGTTTTCCCGATGCGTGGCAGGAACCGCCAGATCGCGGGGGATGGATATGATGTAGTTGTTTCCCGGGATACGGTAAACTCCTTTCTGCCTTATTTCGGCCGTGCCTTCACCGCGCCGATGGACCCCACAAAAGGCGGCATACAGTTCGTTTCGAAAGATTTTGAATACAAAGAGGAGGCCGGCAAACAGGGTGGATGGAATATCACCGTCAAGCCCAATGATGTGCAGGACGTGCAGCAGCTTTATTTTACCATCTCGCGGGACGGGTATGCCTCCCTTCAGGTGACCAGTACCAACCGCCAGCCCATCTCGTTTAACGGCATCATCCGGGAGAAGCGGGACCGGCGGTGATCAGCGGGGAGTAAAACGGAGCGGGTAAGGGCATGATACCTGTCCTTTCCGGATCCGCTCCAGGCGTTTCCGCAGCAGACGTTTGCGCAAGGGGCTTAACCTGTCGAAGTACAACCTGCCTTCCAGGTGATCGTACTCGTGCTGAATGATGCGGGCTACGGGACCACTTAGGTTTTGCGATTGGGGTATTAGATTTTCATCCAGCCAGTTAATGGTGATTTCCAGTGCCCGGGGAACGGGTTCCTGCAAACCGGGGACGCTCAGGCAACCTTCTTCATCCAGCCAGATTTCATCGCTATAGGCGGTTATAACCGGGTTAATGAACACAATTACGCCTTCATGTTCATCTTGCTGCACTACGAAAATACGCGCGTCTTCATTGATCTGTGGCGCGGCAAGCCCGGCGCCGTTCGCATGCTGCATTGTATCCCGCAGGTCACGGATCAACGCGGGAAGCCCCGGATCGGAGATGTTCACTGGCAGGCAGGCTTTCCGCAGAATGGGCGCTCCATATACTACGATCGGTTTTATCATGCAGGCAAGTTGCAACGAAGTGAAAACTTCACATAGTAAAATTTAGACAAAAACTGCATGGCGGCTTTGCCGTAATTTTACATCGTATGCCTGTTCACCTGCTCAAATATCTTTTACGGGAGGAGGCGCTTCCTGCGGATAGCATGACATTCCGTCCTGCCGGAGATTTGCATTCCGTAGTGGAGGGCTTCTGGTTATTTGGAAAGGAAGCGATCATGCCGGCTTCTCTGTTATTCAGTGATGGCGTACCAGTGCTTGTGTTCTGCCTGGATGAGCAACTGCGGCCTTTTGACGGCTGGTGCAGCGCGCAATTGCTCCTGAACGTTCATTTACGCCCGTCTGCACATGCGATGTTGATCGTACGGTTCACTGCTACTGGATTTTATATGCTGGCGCCAGAAAAATTGCCTGTGCTGAGGTGTCAGCCGGTATGGCCGCTGGGAGAGGTATTGGGGAGAGATTGGGACGCATTGCTGCATGCGGCAGAAACGCCTGAAAAGATGATCGGGATGATATCGGCGCTGATCCGCCGTGATATGCTGCAGCAACGGATGCCGCCTCCTTTACTGGAAACCGCTGTGGAGAATATCCGGAGAGCAAAGGGTGTGGTATCAATAGAAACTCTGGCAGGCCGTTTGCAGGTAAATTACAAATGGCTCGAACGGCAGTTCATTACGGTCACCGGTATCAGCCCGAAGGAATATGCCCGTCTGCAACGTTTCCTGCATGCCTACTTCCATTTACGGAATACCAATGGCCGGGATCTGATGGGGACCGCTGTGCGGAATGGCTATTACGATCAGAACCATTTTACCAAGGAGTTCAGGCAGTTCGCCGGGAAGTCTCCGCTGGCGTATTTGCGACAGTGTTCGGAGCAGTTCCCCAAATAAGTAATACTTTCGCATAACACGCTCATAACCACCAAATATCCTTGCATGAAAAACAAATCAGTGATCATTCTGCTGTTCCTGTTATCCGGCAGCATTGCCGCGCATGCCCAGCTCAAACGTTTCAGCATCGGGCCTTATGCGGAGGCCGGTTTTCCTGTTGGAGATTTCAGTAGTACCCACAATACCGGGTACGGTGTCGGGCTGAATGCCGATATCAAACTGGTAGCGGGCCTTGGCGTCACCGGGTCGGTGGGGTACATGCGTTTCGGCGGCCAGCGCGATGCGGCCGGGGACAAGTATCCTGCGGTGTCTGCGATCCCGGTAAGAGTGGGACTGAAATACCAGCTGGTGTCCATCCTTTACATGAAGCTGGAAAGCGGTGCGGCCAATTTTACCGGGGACAACAGCGGTTCGGCGGTGATCCTGGCGCCGGGCATAGGCATCCGTGTACTTGGCCTGGACGTGCAGGGCAAATACGAAGCCTGGTTCAAGGACGGTACCACCGGGTTTTTCGGGCTGAAGGCCGGGTTTAACTTTTAAGCGATCCTTTCCGGTTTGCCGGAACCCAGCTAGCCTTTAGGTGATTCTTCCCACCAGCGGGAACTCCGTTTAACTTTTAAGCGATTCCTCCCGGGCTTGCTGCAACGCCTGCAGGAACACGGCCACCGGCTGCGCGCCGGAAACCGCATATTTCCGGTCCAGCACAAAGAAAGGCACGCCCCGTATCCCCAGCGACTGCGCCTCCGCTTCATCCGCCCGTACGGCTTCCGTATAAGCGTCTCCGTTAAGCATCTCCGCTGTAGCGGCAGCATCCAGACCAATTGCCTCCGCTATCTCCTGCAGGGTCTCCTTCCGGCCGATATGCTTCCCTTCTTCGAACATCGCTTTAAAGAGTTTTTCTTCCGCCGCATCCTGCAAGCCGTGCCTGTGCGCCAGCTGTATCAGGCGGTGGGCATTGAACGTATTGGTGGGCACCACACGGTCAAAATCAAAAGCAATACCGGCAGCCTGGCCGGATTGCACCACCCGTTCGGTATTGTCTTTCGCCTGCTCTACAGTCATCCCGTATTTTCTGGCCAGCAATTCGTATTGATTTTCTTTGTAGTCCGTTTTAGCCTGCGGGTCCAGCTCAAAATTATGCCAGGTGACGGCTACCTCATCCCTGTGCGGGAATTGCGCCAGCGCTGCTTCCAGGTTTCGTTTACCGATAAAGCAGAAAGGGCAGGCCACATCCGACCAGATATCTATCTTCATACATCCTCATTTTAAGGGCATAAAATTACGATTTATTAAGGGCTTGCCGTGCAAACGGAGGATTACCGTATTTTAGAATTATGTTATTCAGGCATATACACCTTCAGGGCATCAGGGATGGCCGGATCAGCCTGGCTTTCCGCAAATGGCTGCGGCCAACGGTGAAGACCGGCACTACACTGCGTACAGGCGTTGGCGTACTGGTGATCGATGCGGTGGAGGAGATCACGGAAAAGGAGATCACGGACCAGGACGCGAAACGGTCCGGTTTCCCGTCGAAGGCCTCACTGATGGCGGAACTGGAGAAACATAAGGGGCAGTTGTACCGCATCCGCCTGCATTATAGGGGAGAGGACCCGCGCATTGCATTAAGGGAGGATGCGGATGTGGATGCCGCCACTATCGACATGATCCGAAAAAAGTTGGCTGGCCTGGATGCACGCAGCATCTACGGGGCCTGGACCCGCAAAGTGCTGGGGTATATCGAACGGCATCCGGAAGAAAAGGCCGGGGATATGGCCATTGCCCTGAAAGTGGATAAGGAATGGCTGAAACTGCAGGTGCGCAAGCTGAAAGAACTGGGGCTCACGGAAAGCCTCAAACCGGGATACCGGCTGTCACCCCGGGGGGAAGCGATCCTGTCTGCTATGAAACAGTCCTGAAGTCCCGGGGCTCTCACCCGCCACCCATCATAACCGGTTTTAAAAAACGGGATTTTATGCCTAGATTACCGGGAAGTTAATCAACAAATCTATGCCCGCATTAAGACACAGATACCGTTTGCTGGCGGTCCTCCTGGGATCGTTATGCCTGCCGATGGCAGTATCCGCGCAGCAAAGCGCCTCCAAATTCAATGCATACAAAGCATTCGAGCCTCTTTTTTATGTTTCTGAAGGCGATGAAACCCGTACCGCCAGCGGAAGGCCCGGTACCCGATACTGGCAGAACGCAGCGGACTACAAGATCGATATCACTTTCGATGATGTGAAGGAAAGCATCAGCGGTTCCGTGATCATCACTTACAAGAACAACAGCCCGGAAACGTTGCCTTTCCTCTGGTTGCAGCTGGACCAGAATATTTACAAACCGGATTCCCGCGGTGGCGCGGTAACACCCGTTTCCGGCGGCCGCTGGGCCAACCGCAATTTCGATGGCGGGTACACCATCGGTACGGTGGCCCTGATCTCCGGCGGTAAAGAGCAGAAAGTTGATCATGAAGTGATCGATACCCGCATGCGGGTGGACCTGCCCACAGCGCTGAAAGCCAATGGCGGCGTGGTACAG
This genomic stretch from Chitinophaga sp. XS-30 harbors:
- a CDS encoding NAD(P)-dependent alcohol dehydrogenase codes for the protein MKSIQINSFGLAQLSMQDIPVPQPGNDEVLVKVTAASLNYIDLDVIRGNYDPHLPLPHIPVSDAAGIVEAVGNNVSQWKKGDRVTTHYLREWISGRRTEAMFHKRQGLEFPGVLAEYIVLPAAGIMRAPVNLSDEEAATLPIAGLTAWAGLVEAGEAKPGQTVLIQGTGGVSIFAMQIANYLGMKTIALTGAESKAQKLKALGADEVINYKTHPEWPKEVLRLTNGRGVDASLNIAGGGTVSQSVQALAIGGFIGLVGYLDNPAIPLDFFSMLQRNARIAGITVGSLESYAHFVTFIEKTGLKPVIDSVFPFHKAADALQYLESGQHFGKVVISFRDIQS
- a CDS encoding helix-turn-helix domain-containing protein, which encodes MLKKNGLEEQEEQCTVDYAFQRIGGKYKGRLIWALKKGVMRYGELRRYVTGVTPKMLTQALRELEEDGLVTRIVYHEVPPRVEYGLTEEGVELLPFIEMLSAWAERQMSIRGIPSMTKTEEQRMKSCPA
- a CDS encoding DUF4251 domain-containing protein, whose protein sequence is MKIIRSILALFLFSGAFIACSPVQSQEKSQDMDESRISQLVSSRTFVFQAQTVFPMRGRNRQIAGDGYDVVVSRDTVNSFLPYFGRAFTAPMDPTKGGIQFVSKDFEYKEEAGKQGGWNITVKPNDVQDVQQLYFTISRDGYASLQVTSTNRQPISFNGIIREKRDRR
- the def gene encoding peptide deformylase, which translates into the protein MIKPIVVYGAPILRKACLPVNISDPGLPALIRDLRDTMQHANGAGLAAPQINEDARIFVVQQDEHEGVIVFINPVITAYSDEIWLDEEGCLSVPGLQEPVPRALEITINWLDENLIPQSQNLSGPVARIIQHEYDHLEGRLYFDRLSPLRKRLLRKRLERIRKGQVSCPYPLRFTPR
- a CDS encoding AraC family transcriptional regulator; the protein is MPVHLLKYLLREEALPADSMTFRPAGDLHSVVEGFWLFGKEAIMPASLLFSDGVPVLVFCLDEQLRPFDGWCSAQLLLNVHLRPSAHAMLIVRFTATGFYMLAPEKLPVLRCQPVWPLGEVLGRDWDALLHAAETPEKMIGMISALIRRDMLQQRMPPPLLETAVENIRRAKGVVSIETLAGRLQVNYKWLERQFITVTGISPKEYARLQRFLHAYFHLRNTNGRDLMGTAVRNGYYDQNHFTKEFRQFAGKSPLAYLRQCSEQFPK
- a CDS encoding DsbA family oxidoreductase — protein: MKIDIWSDVACPFCFIGKRNLEAALAQFPHRDEVAVTWHNFELDPQAKTDYKENQYELLARKYGMTVEQAKDNTERVVQSGQAAGIAFDFDRVVPTNTFNAHRLIQLAHRHGLQDAAEEKLFKAMFEEGKHIGRKETLQEIAEAIGLDAAATAEMLNGDAYTEAVRADEAEAQSLGIRGVPFFVLDRKYAVSGAQPVAVFLQALQQAREESLKS